In the Nitrospirota bacterium genome, one interval contains:
- the nikR gene encoding nickel-responsive transcriptional regulator NikR — MKKLIRFGVSLDHHLLDDFDRHIKKRKYTNRSEALRDLIRDNLVGQEWDDNKETVGTITFVYDHHVRDLTRKLTHIQHDFQGHIMAGMHVHLDHDHCLEVLVVKGKGSEVQKVADALVSVKGVKHGKLTMTTTGKGLV, encoded by the coding sequence ATGAAGAAGCTTATTCGGTTCGGTGTGTCGTTGGACCATCATCTCCTCGATGATTTTGATCGGCACATCAAGAAGCGCAAGTATACGAATCGATCTGAAGCATTGAGAGATCTGATCCGGGACAACCTGGTTGGGCAGGAGTGGGACGACAACAAAGAAACGGTCGGCACGATCACGTTTGTGTATGACCATCATGTGCGCGACCTGACAAGAAAACTGACTCATATACAACATGACTTCCAAGGTCACATCATGGCGGGCATGCATGTCCATCTCGACCATGACCATTGTCTTGAGGTCTTAGTGGTAAAGGGAAAAGGGTCAGAGGTCCAGAAGGTGGCGGATGCTCTGGTCTCGGTCAAGGGTGTGAAACACGGAAAGCTGACCATGACGACGACCGGCAAGGGTTTGGTGTAG
- a CDS encoding Do family serine endopeptidase has protein sequence MLFRPTLISRIVIGLCLGGSIVGGSALAVSPVIPVAGGAELQAQVKATATKVIPAVVSIASTVMVRDQGFSDEALPFGLFRDAPPRRQYGQGSGVIVSPDGYILTNNHVIADAFDVDVILADRRQYKGKVVATDPRTDVAVVKIHAANLPTVTWGDSSSLAVGEFVLAIGNPLGLSRSVTFGIVSAVGRADVGVADFEDFIQTDAPINPGSSGGALVTINGELVGINTAIASPTGGSVGVGFAIPSNMARAAMQSLIKTGRVVRGFLGASTQDVTPLLGKVFRLPDVKGAIVTDVQAKGSAERAGLKRGDVVVRFDGRDVMDSGHLRNLVAASTIGSKHRLDLMRDSKQYQADLVVQEAPRERAKKSQSASASAATAHPLAGVVFDDVTVPLARQMDLAVTSGVVVTDIEEGSLAESSGLQPGDVVLELNRQPILNFAMFQRLADPIKPTDLALLLVNRQGNALYIPIQNE, from the coding sequence ATGCTGTTTCGACCCACTCTCATATCGCGAATCGTGATCGGCCTCTGTCTCGGAGGCTCGATCGTCGGTGGATCAGCCCTGGCCGTGAGTCCTGTGATTCCTGTGGCTGGCGGAGCTGAACTCCAGGCGCAAGTCAAGGCGACTGCGACAAAAGTTATTCCCGCTGTCGTCAGCATTGCCTCCACGGTCATGGTCCGCGATCAAGGGTTCAGCGACGAAGCGCTGCCGTTCGGATTATTCAGGGATGCCCCGCCGCGGCGGCAATATGGTCAGGGCTCCGGTGTCATTGTGTCGCCGGACGGGTACATTCTTACCAACAACCATGTCATTGCCGATGCATTCGATGTGGATGTGATTCTCGCCGATCGGCGGCAATACAAAGGGAAAGTGGTGGCCACTGATCCAAGAACCGATGTGGCTGTGGTGAAAATTCACGCGGCCAATTTGCCGACGGTGACGTGGGGGGATTCGAGCAGTCTCGCAGTCGGCGAATTTGTACTGGCGATCGGAAATCCGCTTGGGCTGAGCCGGAGCGTGACGTTCGGCATTGTCAGTGCTGTCGGTCGAGCCGACGTCGGCGTTGCCGACTTCGAAGATTTCATTCAAACCGACGCCCCCATCAATCCCGGCAGTTCCGGCGGGGCATTGGTGACCATCAATGGAGAATTGGTGGGGATCAATACCGCCATCGCCAGCCCCACAGGGGGGAGTGTCGGTGTGGGCTTCGCCATTCCGAGCAATATGGCTCGGGCCGCGATGCAGAGCCTCATCAAGACCGGTCGTGTCGTCCGGGGGTTCCTCGGCGCCTCGACGCAGGATGTCACGCCTCTGTTAGGGAAGGTTTTTCGTCTCCCCGATGTGAAAGGCGCGATCGTCACCGATGTGCAGGCAAAGGGATCTGCCGAGAGAGCTGGACTCAAACGTGGCGACGTGGTCGTGCGCTTCGACGGACGTGACGTGATGGACAGCGGACACCTTCGGAACCTCGTGGCTGCGTCGACGATCGGAAGTAAACACCGCCTCGATCTCATGCGCGACAGTAAACAATATCAGGCTGACCTGGTAGTGCAGGAGGCGCCGCGTGAAAGGGCCAAAAAGAGCCAGTCTGCATCTGCTTCTGCCGCCACGGCTCATCCCCTTGCCGGAGTCGTCTTCGACGATGTAACTGTGCCCTTGGCCCGGCAGATGGATCTGGCTGTCACCAGCGGGGTGGTGGTGACGGATATTGAAGAAGGCAGTCTGGCAGAGTCCTCCGGTCTCCAGCCCGGCGACGTCGTGCTCGAACTCAATCGACAGCCAATTCTCAACTTCGCCATGTTTCAGCGACTGGCCGATCCGATTAAGCCCACCGATCTTGCCCTCCTGCTGGTCAACCGGCAGGGGAATGCCCTCTACATTCCGATTCAAAACGAATAG
- a CDS encoding DUF3842 family protein, translating into MRVCVIDGRGGGLGSRLVAGLQSELGSAHHIVALGTNNVAAAAMKQAGAVQVGVGSRAIAGTLPSVDVIVASLNLVLPGAMPGEVTPEIVQAILGARATKVLLPLNRVRLEIVGAGTCTLEALITESLSRVRSLVNSVRPA; encoded by the coding sequence GTGCGTGTCTGCGTGATCGACGGCCGGGGCGGAGGTCTCGGATCTCGGCTGGTCGCAGGGCTCCAGTCGGAACTCGGCTCGGCCCATCACATTGTGGCGTTGGGAACCAACAACGTTGCGGCGGCGGCGATGAAACAAGCAGGGGCTGTACAGGTGGGTGTAGGGTCTCGGGCGATTGCCGGCACGCTGCCCTCAGTGGACGTGATTGTCGCCTCGTTGAATCTGGTATTGCCGGGCGCGATGCCGGGAGAGGTCACACCGGAGATCGTTCAAGCCATTCTCGGCGCGCGGGCCACGAAGGTCCTGCTGCCGCTCAATCGGGTTCGCCTTGAAATTGTCGGTGCTGGGACCTGTACCCTTGAGGCATTGATTACGGAGTCTTTGTCCCGAGTCCGTTCCTTGGTCAATTCGGTCAGGCCTGCCTAG